Part of the Nocardioides perillae genome is shown below.
AGGCAGGTGGCGTCACCGTCGGCGAGCGGGCTGCGGTCGTAGCCGAGACGGTCGAGCACCAGCGCCGTCTCGCCGCGGCGCGCGAGCGCGGTCGCGTAGCCGACCCCGTCCGGCGCCGGCGCGTCCCAGAACCAGCCGCCCGTGCCGGCGTCGTGGACGAGCACGTGCACCCGCAGCACACCACCGGTGGCGGCGACGCCCCCGCGCGGCCCGACCAGGCGCCCGCGCACGAGGTGCTCCGTGCCGTCACCGCAGTCGAGCGGCAGCAGCGCGTCCTCGGTGTTGGTGAGCGGGAAGGCCACCGCCCGCCGCACCACGCGGTGGGTGCGGGGGCGCGCCGGGCGCGCGTCGACCGTGGCGGTGCTCGCGGCCCCTGCCGTGGCACGCGCGGTCGCGGTGGCCGTCGCGGCGGTGGTCGCGGTGGCGGGCAGCGTGACGGCTGCCAGCGCCGCCGCGAGCGTCGCCGCGGCGGTGAGGAGCGTCGTACGACGGGGGGCACGGGCGGGGCGAGCGGGACCGGGTCGGCGCATGAGCCGACCGTAGGGCCGACCGGCGGTCGGTGACACACCCGTCGTACGTGACGTGTCCCACCCCGCCGGGGGGTAGTCCGCCACACCTCGGCCCTACCGCGCCGCGTGGAGGGCCGAGGCGTGCCGGACTACCGGGTGAGGGAGGTGGAACTGAGGGTGGTGCGCGCCTCGCGGGGAGGGCAGGCTGGCCGGGTGGACGCGGTCCCGCGCGGGTGCGTGGTGGTGGGTGTGGACGGCTCCGCCCAGGGCGACGAGGCCCTGCGGTGGGCCGCCGAGCAGGCGGTGCTCGAGGAGCGGCCGCTCGTCGTGCTCCACGCGGCCGACGTCGGCACCGCGCTCGCCGCGGCGTGGGCCGGCAGCCCGGGCGCGGACTACGGTGCGGTCCGCCGGGAGGTCGAGGCGGCGGGCCGCGCCCTGGTCGACGGCGCGGCACGGGCGGCCCGGGACCTGTCCCCCGGCGTGGCCGTGCGGACCGCCGTCGGGCCGCTCGAGGCGCGTCAGGCGCTGCTCGCCGCCTCGACGCGAGCGAGCCTACTCGTGATCGGCTCCCGCGGACGCGGGCCGCTCCGCAGCCTCGTGCTGGGCTCGGTGAGCGCCGCCGTCGCGCGCCACGCCCAGTGCGCGGTCGTGGTGCTGCGACCGCGACCCGGTGGCGACGCCTGCACCCCGTGGAGCGGGGTCACCCTCGGCGCGAGCGCCGACGTCGCCGGCGCGGAGGCGGTCGAGCGGGCCTTCCGGCACGCCACGGCCCGTCGGCTCCCGCTCACCGTCCTGCACCCGACCGGGTCGGCCGGGTCGGCAACCGACCCCGGCGTCGCCGCGTCCCTCGCGGGCGCGGCCGAGCGGTGGCCGGCCGTCGCCGTGCAGCACCGCGAGGTGGGCAGCGACCTCGCGGGCGCCCTCGCCGGGGCCACCGCGAGCAGCAACCTCGTGGTGCTCAGCGGGCCCCACCACGTCGCGGGCGAGCGGCCCGCCGGCGCGGGGGGAGCCGGGGGACACCGCCGGCGACTGCACCGCTCGGCGGTCGCGCTCGCCGTGCTCGAGCACGCGAGCGGCCCCGTCTGCGTGGTGCCGGAGCAGCGTGGGCGGTGAGACCGCCGGAGACACCGCAGGCCCCCTCCGCGGAGGGGGCCTGCGACGTGCGGTGGAGCTGAGGGGATTCGAACCCCTGACCTTCTCATTGCGAACGAGACGCGCTACCAACTGCGCCACAGCCCCGCGGTGTGCCCGACGGCACGGACAGGAAAGATAGCACCAGGCCCGGACCCGGCCGAAACCGGGCGCCGGGCCGTGGCACCCGGCGCGTCAGGAACCCACGGCCCGGCCGGACGACGCGGGCACCACGCCCTGCGAGCCCGCGACCGCCCGCTCGGCCGAGGCCGCGGCGTCGGCCTCGCGGGCGATCGCTGCGTCGACCTCGGTGCGCCCGGAGGTCCACACGCCGGTCGACTCCAGGTCGATGGTGCGGACCGAGCGGCGCACGGCCGCCGGCTTGCCGACGTAGGTCGGGAGGGTGACCGGCACCGGGTCCCACAGCGTGGGGTCGAGGGTCGCGGGCGAGACCGCGGCGATCGAGGCGGTCTCCGCCCCGGGCGCCACCTCGTCGAAGCCCTGGTCGTTGCGGGCGACCTCGAAGCGCTCGGGCACGTCGGACCCGCGGTCGGGCTCGCGCGCGTCCTCGTCGTCGGCGTCGGTCGCGGGAGCGGTCAGCAGGCCGCGCCCGGTCAGCGCGTCCCAGGCGGCGTGCTCACCGCGCACCATGAGGCGGCAGAGCACGAGCCAGGTGAGCAGCAGCCCGAGCGGCACGCCCAGCCAGGCCCAGGCGACGGCCTGCGTCGCGGCGAGGGTGGCGACGACCGCGACGGCACCGAGCAGCACCAGCAGCACCCGGCGCCGGCGGGCGGTCGCGCGGCGGGCCGCGGCGCGGCGGGCGCGCAGCTGCGCGGGGCTGGCCGCGACGACCGCCGGTGCGGTCGGGACCGCGACGGCGTCGCGCGAGGAGCCCTTCGTGGCGACGACGGCGGTCGCGCCGCTGCGCGCCGGGGTCACGACGAGCCGCGCGTCGCGGCCGGAGACCGGCTCGCGGCGCGCCAGCACCCGCATCGTGTGCGAGAAGCGGTCGACCGAGCGGCTGCGCACCACCTCGTCGTGGTGCTTGAGCGCCATCGGGACGAGGTAGGCGGCCCACGCCACGGCGAGGGCGACGAAGATGACTGCACTCAGGTCCACGCGAGCAGCGTAGGAGCGGCGCGCGGGGACACGCCGTACGTGCGGCGGTGTGTCGCCAGAACACTCCTGTGGCGGAAGTGGTCGGTGGGACTCGGCGTCGTCGCGACGTCCTCGCCCCCCTCGCGATCAATTGCTGGGTCGTGGCCCGGTTACTCACGAGCAACCGGGCCACAACCCAGCAATTGCTGCCTCCCGCGGGCGGCCAGGCGGCGTACGCCGTCAGGGCAGGCGGGCGCGCAGGCCCTGCGGGGCCTCCTCGCGGGTGACGGCGTAGATGCGGTGGTCGCGCCAGCCGCCGTCGATGTGGAGGTAGCGCGGGGCGAGGCCGACCTCGTGCAGGCCGAGCTTCTCGACGACGCGCAGGGAGTTGGAGTTCTCGGGGCGCACGGCGACCTCGACACGGTGCAGCCCGCCGGCGGTGAAGCAGTGGTCGACGGCGAGCGCGACGGCGCGGGGCACCAGGCCGCGTCCGGCGACGTCGCGGTCGATCCAGTAGCCGACGGTGGCGAACTGCGCCGACCCGCGCACGATGCTGCTCACGGTCAGCTGGCCGCGGAAGCGGCCGTCGACCTCGAGGGCGAAGGGCATGGCCTGCCCCTCGCGGGCGAGCCGGCGCAGCTGCCGCACGAGCGCGCGGAAGCTCGAGGGCCGGGCGTCGGCGCCGGGCGGGACGGTGGCGTCCCAGGGCCTCAGCCAGTCGGCGTTGCGGCTGCGCACCTCGCGCCAGGCGTCGGCGTCGTGCTGCGAGACCGGGCGCAGCAGCAGCTCGCCGTCGGCGAGGCGCACGGGCCACCCCGGGGCCCGCGACATCAGTGGTCGCTCCCGACAACCTGCTCGACGGCGTGCACCAGCCACGGCTCCAGCACGGCGAGGCCGTCGCGCACGCCGCCGCGCGAGCCCGGCAGGTTGACCACGAGGCAGGAGCCTGCGACCCCGGCCAGGCCGCGCGAGAGCACGGCCGAGGGCACGCCCTGCGCGACACCGTGCGCGCGGATCGCCTCGGCGATGCCGGGCACCTCGCGGTCGAGCAGCGGGCGGGTCGCCTCGGGGGTCCGGTCGGTCGGGGTCAGACCGGTGCCGCCGGTGGTGAGCACCACCCGGGCACCGTCGTGCACGGCCGCCGCGATCGCCACGCCGACCGGGTCGCCGTCGGGCACCACCGCGGGGTCCTCGACGCGGAAGCCGAGGCGGCGCAGGAAGTCGGCGATGAGGGGTCCGGTCTCGTCGGCGTAGACGCCGGCGGCGGCCCGGTTGGAGGCGACCACCACCGCGCCGAGCAGGGCATCGACACCGTCGGCCGCGCCGGCCGACACGCCCTCGGCGGTGCTCACGCCGGCCTCCCGTCGCGGGTCCAGGTGCCGCTCTTGCCGCCGGTCTTGCGCTCGACGCGCACGTCGGTGATGACGGCCCCCTTGTCGACGGCCTTGACCATGTCGACGACGGT
Proteins encoded:
- a CDS encoding universal stress protein, with product MDAVPRGCVVVGVDGSAQGDEALRWAAEQAVLEERPLVVLHAADVGTALAAAWAGSPGADYGAVRREVEAAGRALVDGAARAARDLSPGVAVRTAVGPLEARQALLAASTRASLLVIGSRGRGPLRSLVLGSVSAAVARHAQCAVVVLRPRPGGDACTPWSGVTLGASADVAGAEAVERAFRHATARRLPLTVLHPTGSAGSATDPGVAASLAGAAERWPAVAVQHREVGSDLAGALAGATASSNLVVLSGPHHVAGERPAGAGGAGGHRRRLHRSAVALAVLEHASGPVCVVPEQRGR
- a CDS encoding GNAT family N-acetyltransferase; the protein is MSRAPGWPVRLADGELLLRPVSQHDADAWREVRSRNADWLRPWDATVPPGADARPSSFRALVRQLRRLAREGQAMPFALEVDGRFRGQLTVSSIVRGSAQFATVGYWIDRDVAGRGLVPRAVALAVDHCFTAGGLHRVEVAVRPENSNSLRVVEKLGLHEVGLAPRYLHIDGGWRDHRIYAVTREEAPQGLRARLP
- a CDS encoding MogA/MoaB family molybdenum cofactor biosynthesis protein; amino-acid sequence: MSTAEGVSAGAADGVDALLGAVVVASNRAAAGVYADETGPLIADFLRRLGFRVEDPAVVPDGDPVGVAIAAAVHDGARVVLTTGGTGLTPTDRTPEATRPLLDREVPGIAEAIRAHGVAQGVPSAVLSRGLAGVAGSCLVVNLPGSRGGVRDGLAVLEPWLVHAVEQVVGSDH